CAAAAGGAGGGGATTGATTATGACGAGGTATTTGCTCCCGTTGTAAGAATGGAGACAATCCGATTGCTCTTTGCACAAGCAGCTCAATTTAAATGGCCGATATTTCAAATGGATGTCAACTCGGCATTCTTGAATGGTGTGCTCGAAGAAGAAGTCTACATCGAACAACCACCCGGATACATAAAAAATGGAGAAGAGAAGAAGGTGCTAAAATTGAAGAAGGCACTTTACGGGTTGAAGCAAGCACCGCGGGCATGGAATACTCGTATCGATACATACTTCAAGGAGAACGGGTTCAAACAATGTCCCTATGAACATGCCCTCTACGTGAAGAAGAATGGAGGTAATATGTTATTTGTTGCTCTTTATATCGATGACCTCATTTTTATGGGAAACAATGGTGAGATGATACTAGATTTTAAGAGTAAGATGACACAATAATTCGAGATGACAGATTTGGGTTTAATGAAGTATTTCATTGGTTTGGAGGTTAGACAAGAAGAGACAGGTATTTTTGTGTCACAGGAGGCATATGCaaaggaaattttgaagaaatacaAGATGGAACATTGCAACCCGGTATCAACACTAATGGAACCAGGTGTAAAACTCTCGAAATTCGATGGAGGAGAACGAGTCGACCCGAGCAAATACCGGAGTTTGGTGGGAAGCCTTCCCTATCTCACTTGCACAACGCCTGACATTTCGCTAAGTGTTGGCATTGTAAGTCGATTCATGAAGGAGCCGGTTTATTCACATTGGAAGGCGTTGAAGCGAATCCAACGGTACATTTAAGGAATGGTGTCACTCGGGTTATTCTATTCAAATATGGAAGATTACAAGTTGATTGGATATTTCGACAGTGATTGGTGCGGAGACTTAGATGATCGGAAAAGTACATCGGGATATGTGTTCTTTATGGGTAACACAACATTTGCTTGGCTTTCAAAGAAACAACCAATCGTGACACTATCGACATGTGAAGCTGAATATGTGGCAGCATCTTGGTGTGTGTGTCATGCTATATGGCTCAGAAATTTGTTGGGTGAGTTGGAGCAACAACAACTCGGTGCAACTGAGATACGAGTTGACAATAAATCAGCGCTTGAGTTGGCAAAAAACCCAGTGAATCATGAGAGAAGCAAACACATTGACATTCGTTTTCATTTCATCCGAGATCATGTAAAGGAAGGAAGTGTGAAATTAGTGCACGTGGCAAGTCAAGACCAAGTCGCGGATATCTTCACAAAATCGCTACCGATGGTACTCTTCTACAACTACAAGAAATTAATCGGCATGAAGGATGGCAGAAGCATTTTAGTTTACAGGGGAGTTttgttaaataaacttaaatgaaaagttaagaGTTATGTAAGTGAAAGGTCAAGAGTtgaaaggtcaagagttatgttgtttttttttaatgggtttaaattaGTAGTTTTTTGTTTAGGAGGatgaaaggtcaagagtcattggttattattagattttaatattttcagttttttttttgttttaaagggttatctataatctataaatagtttgtaagcATTTTATATGAATGTGAACAATTTTACATTGAGAACAATTTATCAATCTAATGGttggaatccttattgagtggttaaaattaaaatatattaatttcacggtatattttatgtaaaataaaatacccTTTAGAACCTATTCCCAAATTTTATAAGAACCccagaaatagaaaaattcccagaagaaaaatttgaaaaataatttacttaaattcTAATAAACAAATACTAGATTATTTGCACAAACTCGTTAGTgatacaaaatagaaaaattatagaaaGGAAAGCAAAGCATTTGTCAAAGAGGGTAGAAGAAACAAATCGTAGAATTAGAGCATCTGTAAGGGAAAtgtaattatttgtatcttCACCGACACTTGAACATACACCCTTCTCAAGATTTTTAAGAGGTTTAACGATATCTTTAGTAAATTTAGGCTTTGTGGCAGcaacttttttcatttttaattaatttattttaataccacattattgaaatttaattcactCAATAAGTAAGTAAGATCTGCATGACATTTCGGTATTTTTTCAatgcaaaattgaaaatttgaagtctTTGTACTGTTTAAAATGTTAAACGAcctaaaaatattgaatattatttgtgtgcattatatttatatccaaatttaactattctttcaaaataaaatatctggAAATACGCCATGCCATTCCTTctatatacttaaaattttctatgGTTGCAATAttacttcaaatttttatacaaaataggAAAGTATTGACTATGTTAAAATGAATTTCAAACTTAGTAAATGTTTGTATGAATTCCTTAACTCACTAAGTCCGAGATCCATTATTACTTGCAATGCCATTTTATGACTTTCAAGAGTTCAAACGTTGAGTTCACTAGGGACAACTTGTGAGTTGCTAATCATCCCTGCAACTCCATAATTCATGGCACCTTCTTGATTCTGGTTTACAGTACTTTGTTGGACATTATTAGCATTCGGAAATTGCTCTAATTGGACCTTGTTGTTGCTATCAGGCAAGACCAATGCTTTCGTTTCGCCGCGATATACAAGATATAATATCATCTGAGTTATCCCAAAGCTGAACCCCAAAATGTTTGGTGTCTAGAacaacataaagaaaataaatgaatcgaTAGATAACcaaaaaattttggtattttgtgtATACAAACAAGTATTATAGACTACTTACTGCTATGTAGAAATCTTTTAATGAAAACCCATAAAGAAACCATGTTATAGCACAGAGAGTCAAAAAGAATGACAATGGGAATGGCATGTATTCCACACTCTTCGTTTTTATCACTAATCTCTGCaaagtttataaattaaaaaaaaaaggaatgttatttcattattaaCAAGTTAATGAGTTTTACTTAGTTTTACTTACAATGATGCTAAGGGGAGCAGCAAAGACACAAACTGAGAAGATGGCACAAATCCACCCTACGATAGAAACTCGAAGATGGCCTTTAAAAAATACCAAGGTGACAAGTATGATTAATCCTAATGCCACTATGTTGAAAAATATAACCAGCTTTGTCGTGTATATCTGCAATGCAAAttgctattaaaataataataatgataataataataataataaaagatcaaGGTTTAAAAAGGGTATATTGATACGTACCCTGGCTGTTTTGGTAGCATAAATCAGGTAAAAAATGAGATAAATGGACTCGATGCCGGACCCAATGGAGTTAATGGTGATGAGCATGACTGCATCGTGTTGCTTGAGGAAAGCGTAGTAAAGAAGCAACATGGCACTGAAAAGTGCTACTGAATATGGAATCGATTGAAAACCTTCTGTTGATTTcttcttgaaaattttgtaaaaagttGGCCTTCGTTTtgaacccaaaataaatatataaataaaaatgttaatatatgcatattccCAATAATTAGACGAAATATTAAAGAGTTAGTAGAAAACCTACAGTGGGGCAAGATAAACAAAGAAAGACAAAATATTCCCTGCACAAAATTAAAGGTAGTAAAGATGTAAGAAACAAGTATAAACATGGTTAGAGGTTAATTAATGATGTAATTAATAAGTACCCAGAAGACCAAAAACAATAGAGAAACTTTGATCATGGATGTTTGCAGCCATTGTTGTTGATATGAAGCTCTTTCTCTGTATTGATCAGTgtagagaagaagaaagaactTATATATTTCACTCTGCATAAAatcccatatatatatatacaccatAGCTTTGAagcttatttaattatttgatgatGGGATGACACACATAACTTGTTGATGAACAAACTTGCCCGGATATTTTGTAGGGAGGGGGCTAGGGTTAAACAATATGATGAGCTGTATACTTTATCTGGGCGTTTTAATTTCATagcttttttttgcttttgatcTTTTGATTTTTGCCTAATATAAGTAACTGTATAGGTTAGCTTCATCTTGTCTTATAGCTGTATATATGCTTTAGCTGCCTCAAAGTGTAAAGCTCTTGCGTTTCCCAAACTAAGTCTTTTTGGCTTTTTTATCAAGGCCAAGTGCACAACATTGTGTGTACTCTTTTCCCAATTAACTAGCTAATAAAGTAGTGCATATATacaaatgtatttaaaaaataatatagtaGAAGAGTCGGATTGAAactttattaaattgaaattacatatttgaaataaGCTCTATATTTATTAgagtatttttatcttttatatatttttaataaaattaatatatgttgaTATTTAAATCCATACCaccaatatttataaaatcttttctttaaaactttaatcaaagtattattttaatatttttaatgttattatacaAATTGCTTCACccatatgtttattttaattgatacataTTGTATatgtattgttattattttgaaatattacgtcacataatttattatatgttatttttatacaatggTGGATCCTGGCATTAAGTTTTGGAAGGtctaactaaaaattttaaaaactttgagGATTTTAgtgagaattttcaaaaattttatcaccaaaacaggcttttagcgtcGTTTTTCGCGGCGTTTGgataacaaacgccgctaaagatcaatcattagcggcgcattataaaaaacgccgctaaaaataatcattctcggcgtttttgagaaagcgccgcaaaaaacctagcGCAACGACGCCGTTTCCCCAGCATTCGgtgatttagcggcgtttttgatgaagccgctaatgctcaaggctttagcggcgtttctaggaaagcgccgcaaaaataaCTAAGCCCAACGATGTCGTTTCCCGAGCtttcagggatttagcggcgctttctataaagcgccgctaatggttaggtctttagcagcgtttctggaaaagcgccgctactTAAAACTAGCGCAACGACGTCGTCTCCCGAGCtttcagggatttagcggcgcttttacagaaagtgccgctaatgctgaagtctttagcggcgtttttgttaaagcgccgcaaaaaaactaagcccaacgacgACGTTTTTTGGCTTTCGGGgattttagcggcgtttttgttaaagcgccgctaatgttcagtctttagcggcgttttttggaaagcgccgcaaaaaaaactAAGCGCAACGTCGTCGTTTTCTGTACTTTtgagggatttagcggcgtttttagaaaagcgCGCTAATGATCgtggatttaaaataatttaaagtatttcttaaaattgaaaaattaaaaactattatttaaaatattttaaagttttttggatacattactgatttttttagtttatatattaaataatttcttatataatcgtaaaagaggtagtattaaatttaaaatattgaattaattatcattatagtatatggtttagagtttaaggagTAGGTCAgggtatggatttagggtttagggattaggTGTTATGCTTTTGGGGTTAAGGGGAGTTAAGagttaagatttagggtttaagggtttaggggtttagggtttagggtttagggatttcTGGTTTAGGGTTTGAACGGTAAGGTTAGAGTTTAAGTTTAGattaaatagtttttattaatttttatatcaaatatgttatttaagttaataagaaatttggatgaatttaaattatgagtatatagtttatattatttaagagatatataatagatagatgatcgatcactttatgcatgtagatattgatacatgtatcaaatacttttaaatattacttaatatttttaaataatatttatttacgtaaaatttaaatagtaaaattatataataaaattttttagggttatggtttagggttagaagagtttagggtttatgcttTAAGGGTTAAAGGGATTTAGGGGTTATATATGGGTTAGGAATTTGAGAATTAGgggttattaattaatttttatattaaatacttttaaatattacttaaaattttaacaagtatttatgtaaaatttaaattaaatgtacaagagataaataaataaataacaaaatttattcaaattttagcaaatatatctcgattgcatttttatttgtggcgttttagAAAAAAGCCAGAAATTATCTTTAAACTCAAAAGCAGCGTTGTTTCATTAATCATTTGTAtgcgtttttatgaaaacgcTAGAAAGTTTacttatgtt
The Gossypium raimondii isolate GPD5lz chromosome 8, ASM2569854v1, whole genome shotgun sequence DNA segment above includes these coding regions:
- the LOC105790783 gene encoding bidirectional sugar transporter SWEET14 isoform X2 produces the protein MAANIHDQSFSIVFGLLGNILSFFVYLAPLPTFYKIFKKKSTEGFQSIPYSVALFSAMLLLYYAFLKQHDAVMLITINSIGSGIESIYLIFYLIYATKTARIYTTKLVIFFNIVALGLIILVTLVFFKGHLRVSIVGWICAIFSVCVFAAPLSIIRLVIKTKSVEYMPFPLSFFLTLCAITWFLYGFSLKDFYIATPNILGFSFGITQMILYLVYRGETKALVLPDSNNKVQLEQFPNANNVQQSTVNQNQEGAMNYGVAGMISNSQVVPSELNV
- the LOC105790783 gene encoding bidirectional sugar transporter SWEET9 isoform X1, with the protein product MAANIHDQSFSIVFGLLGNILSFFVYLAPLPTFYKIFKKKSTEGFQSIPYSVALFSAMLLLYYAFLKQHDAVMLITINSIGSGIESIYLIFYLIYATKTARQFALQIYTTKLVIFFNIVALGLIILVTLVFFKGHLRVSIVGWICAIFSVCVFAAPLSIIRLVIKTKSVEYMPFPLSFFLTLCAITWFLYGFSLKDFYIATPNILGFSFGITQMILYLVYRGETKALVLPDSNNKVQLEQFPNANNVQQSTVNQNQEGAMNYGVAGMISNSQVVPSELNV